The nucleotide sequence GGCCAGAATGATCAGGAACAGCACCCAAGCGGTCGCAGCACCCGCGCCGGTGTCATTCAGCACGAACGCATTGCGGTACAGGTAAAGCCCGATGGTCTGCGCACTGTTGTCTTCCCCTCCGGCAGGAGGACCGGCGTACAGGATGAACACTTCATCGAACAGGTTCAGGTTCCCGATGATGGTTCCGGTCACGGCGAAGTACGCCATGGGTTTGAGGAGGGGCAGGGAGATGTACCAGAACTGCTGCCATTTGCTGGCCCCATCGACCTCGGCGGCTTCGTAGACGTCAGAGGAGATGGTTTGCAGTCCAGCCATGTACAGGATCATGTTGTAACCGAAGTAACGCC is from Deinococcus misasensis DSM 22328 and encodes:
- a CDS encoding carbohydrate ABC transporter permease, producing the protein QFPLFDWLIPDKTGENYIKWLYEKEYTKPLVCLLVFWRYFGYNMILYMAGLQTISSDVYEAAEVDGASKWQQFWYISLPLLKPMAYFAVTGTIIGNLNLFDEVFILYAGPPAGGEDNSAQTIGLYLYRNAFVLNDTGAGAATAWVLFLIILAITLLNNLIFGKAARAEA